The proteins below come from a single Xenopus tropicalis strain Nigerian chromosome 9, UCB_Xtro_10.0, whole genome shotgun sequence genomic window:
- the LOC101732334 gene encoding uncharacterized protein LOC101732334 — translation MAPTMAKIWWCFLVMCTMVRLCAPMQDSQMSPSHPAGPPIALYWTPTLLLIPILALALYILLPFWRKPQLNEEEDPCMKVLSCCGMGVPLGSMIVPPERV, via the exons ATGGCGCCTACAATGGCAAAGATCTGGTGGTGCTTCCTAGTGATGTGCACCATGGTCCGGCTTTGTGCCCCTATGCAGG ATTCACAAATGAGCCCCAGTCACCCAGCGGGACCCCCCATTGCACTTTACTGGACCCCAACCCTTCTCCTGATCCCCATTTTGGCGTTGGCTTTGTACATCCTGCTGCCATTTTGGCGCAAACCTCAGCTGAATGAAGAAGAGGACCCTTGTATGAAGGTGCTGAGCTGCTGTGGAATGGGGGTCCCTCTTGGGAGCATGATTGTGCCCCCCGAAAGGGTCTAG